In Nitrospira sp., one genomic interval encodes:
- a CDS encoding type II secretion system F family protein — protein MLNALIALGILGTILLLMFACNSAYRILMPRGSDRAVERLQAWTAPVEMKQFEIVRKESLSNIPWLNDLLLKAKQLQPLRVLHRRADCRLPLGVFVLASPLLAIGGMLLALITNQTNMAAVLCAVILGSSPAAYLYWLKNRRMAEIERQLPEALELVSRALRAGHAFSVGLKIVGDEAADPIGREFRHVFSEVSMGVALPQALSNMTERIDSVDVRFFVTSVMVQRETGGNLAEIIDSLAGLIRKRFELQLKVRALSAEGRFSAMILLGLPIVIGLLLYKLNPDYVGLLFSDPMGQTLTTAGSIMMVLGAVVMKRMVVIKV, from the coding sequence ATGCTGAACGCACTCATTGCCCTCGGAATTTTGGGGACGATTCTGCTGTTGATGTTCGCCTGTAACTCGGCATACCGGATCCTCATGCCTCGCGGCAGTGATCGCGCAGTCGAACGGCTTCAAGCCTGGACAGCGCCGGTTGAAATGAAACAATTCGAAATCGTTCGAAAAGAGTCTCTTAGCAATATTCCATGGTTGAACGACTTGCTTCTGAAAGCCAAGCAGTTGCAGCCGTTGCGGGTGCTTCATCGGCGGGCGGACTGTCGACTTCCGCTGGGAGTCTTTGTGCTGGCTTCTCCTCTTCTTGCCATTGGAGGGATGTTGCTGGCGCTGATCACAAACCAGACAAACATGGCGGCTGTTTTATGCGCGGTCATACTGGGTTCGAGTCCTGCGGCATATCTCTATTGGTTGAAGAATCGTAGGATGGCAGAGATCGAGCGTCAGCTTCCGGAGGCGCTCGAATTGGTTTCACGTGCCTTACGAGCAGGGCATGCGTTTTCTGTGGGATTGAAAATCGTCGGGGATGAAGCGGCCGATCCTATTGGCCGAGAGTTTCGGCATGTGTTCAGTGAAGTGTCGATGGGGGTGGCACTTCCGCAAGCCCTTTCCAATATGACCGAGCGGATTGACAGCGTCGATGTGCGGTTTTTTGTCACTTCGGTTATGGTGCAGCGGGAAACCGGTGGCAACTTGGCTGAAATTATCGACTCTCTGGCCGGGTTGATACGGAAACGGTTTGAACTTCAACTAAAGGTTCGAGCGTTGTCTGCTGAGGGGCGGTTCTCTGCCATGATTCTTCTGGGGCTTCCGATTGTGATCGGTCTGTTGTTGTACAAACTGAACCCAGACTATGTGGGGCTCTTGTTCTCAGACCCTATGGGGCAAACCCTTACGACGGCCGGCAGCATCATGATGGTACTAGGGGCGGTTGTGATGAAACGGATGGTGGTGATCAAGGTCTGA